DNA sequence from the Actinacidiphila yeochonensis CN732 genome:
GCCCGAACTCGTCGCCGAGGTCGCCTTCACCGAGTGGACCCGCGACGGCATGCTGCGCCACCCCCGCTACCTGGGGCTGCGCGACGACAAGCCGGCCGCGGCCGTCGTCCGCGAACGTCCGCCCTGAGCAGTCGGCTTCGGGAGGGCGGCCCCGCGTACGTCCCGCTCGGCGGGGTACGCGGTGCGGAGCGGCCGCCTCCGCGGCGGCCTCGGTGAGGCGCCCGGCCGAGGTACGGGACGAGGCGCGGGACGGGGCGTGGGGCCCGGGTCCCGGCCACGGCGCGGCGCGCGGCCGGCGGCGGGTTCCGGGAGGGGTGCGTGGCTACAGTGACAGGGGTGGAGCTGGCGACATGGGGTGAGGCGACCGGACAGGGCTGGTCGCAGATCGGCGAGCTGGGCCTGGCCCTGGTGCTCTCCGCGGCCATCGGCCTGGAGCGCGAGGTGCGCCAGAAGAGCGCCGGGGTGCGCACCCACACCCTGGTCGGGCTGGGCGCCGCGCTGATCATGCTGGTGTCGAAGTACGGCTTCTCCGACGTGCTCGGCGGGCACACCGTGCTGGACCCGTCGCGGGTGGCCGCGCAGATCGTCTCCGGCATCGGCTTCATCGGCGGCGGGCTGATCTTCGTCCGGCAGGACGTGGTGCGCGGACTCACCACCGCGGCGGTGGTGTGGATGACCGCCGCGATCGGGATGGCGGCCGGCGCCGGGCTGCCGGTGCTGGCGCTGGCCGTGGCCGCTGCGCACTTCCTGATCGTCCTCGGCTTCGCGCCGCTGGCCGCCCGGATTCCCGGCTCCACCCGCTCCCCCGCGTGGCTGCGGGTGGACTACGAGGACGGGCGCGGGGTGCTGCGGGCCGCGCTGTCGCACTGCACGGACATGGGCTTCAACGTCATCGACCTCTCCGCCGAGCACGACCAGGAGCCGGAGCACCGCGGCACCGTCACGGTCCACCTCACCGTCCAGGGGCAGCTGCCGGTGGTCGAGCTGGCGACCTCGCTGTCCGAGATCGACGGCGTGCACCGGGTGAGCACGACGCAGGACGACATCATCGAGTAGGCCCGGCCGCCCCCACCCGGCCACCCGCGCCAAGCCGCCCTCCACCCGGCCACCCACGCCAAGCCGCCCTCCACCCGGCCGACCGTGTCCGGCCACCCGCGCCCAGCGCCTCCACCCGGCGCCCGAGACCCGCCCCCGACCCCGCCCGGCCGCCCCGCGGCCAGCGCCCCGCCATCGGGACGGGCGCCCTCAGCGCGCGCCGCCGCCCGCCCGCGCTCCCGCTGTCCCCACAAGGCTCCGCAAGGCCCCAGCAGGCTTCCCGCAGGCCCCTGTGGCCTCCGCACGCCCCCTGGTTTCAATTGCTTGCCTCCAGCAAGTAATATAAGTTGCCGGGGGCAAGTAGTTTTGCTGAGGAGGCGAGGACCACGGAGACCGAGGAGCGCGGCGCCGTCGAGGACGCCGGCCGCGTCGGCCCGGAGGCCGCCGCCCGCCCGTTTCCGGACCAGGTGGTCGCGGAGAGCGCGGCCGTGGGCGACCAGATGGCGCGGCTGGTCCGCCTGGTCGGCGTCTGGAAGCAGCGGGTGCGCGACGAGGGCTACGGCGACCGCGTCCTGCTGGGCCGGCTCGCCGAGGCCGGGCCGCGCCGGGCCACCGACCTGGCCGCCGACACACTGCTGGACCTGTCGACGGTGAGCCGCCAGATCCGCTCGCTGGTCGAGCGGGGCCTGGTCGAGCGGCGCCCGGACCCCGAGGACGGGCGCGGCAGCCTGCTGTCGCCGACCGTCGCCGGGCTCGCCGCCGTCGAGCGCTACCGCGCCCAGCGCGACCAGCAGCTCGCCGAGGCGCTGGCCCGCTGGCCCGCCGGCGACCGGCG
Encoded proteins:
- a CDS encoding MarR family winged helix-turn-helix transcriptional regulator, with product MPGASSFAEEARTTETEERGAVEDAGRVGPEAAARPFPDQVVAESAAVGDQMARLVRLVGVWKQRVRDEGYGDRVLLGRLAEAGPRRATDLAADTLLDLSTVSRQIRSLVERGLVERRPDPEDGRGSLLSPTVAGLAAVERYRAQRDQQLAEALARWPAGDRRDFARLLERFNDDFAEHHVRPACAHPHGHGHSHGPGGPLAGRPTDHSGSEDGHHGHTPEPAGHPLPHHRRARSTGQIQENP
- a CDS encoding MgtC/SapB family protein, with product MTGVELATWGEATGQGWSQIGELGLALVLSAAIGLEREVRQKSAGVRTHTLVGLGAALIMLVSKYGFSDVLGGHTVLDPSRVAAQIVSGIGFIGGGLIFVRQDVVRGLTTAAVVWMTAAIGMAAGAGLPVLALAVAAAHFLIVLGFAPLAARIPGSTRSPAWLRVDYEDGRGVLRAALSHCTDMGFNVIDLSAEHDQEPEHRGTVTVHLTVQGQLPVVELATSLSEIDGVHRVSTTQDDIIE